The sequence TTATCGCAATAATGGAGGATGAATATGCAATCCGAGTCTGAAGCGATCGAACTATTGGTGCGACGCATTATTGAGCTTGTCCAACCCCTACGAATCATTCTTTTTGGTTCCGCAGCTCGCGGTGAGATGGGACCTAACAGCGACATTGACGTTCTTGTGATAATGCCCGATGGTGTCCACCGACGACGGACCGCACAACTCCTATACCGGCAGATTAGAGGATTGAGAGTACCTTTTGATATTTTGGTAGCAACACCCAATGATCTAGAAATGCACAAAGACAATATCGGTCTGATTTATCGGAGTATACTGCGGGAAGGGAGAGAAGTGTACGCTACTTGAAGGACTATGTTTCTACGCTCAGCAAGACGCAAAAAAGGCGATCAAAGTGGTCGTACTCATGCCAGACCTTTCCCTAAAGTCACACTATTATTCATAGACAATCGTATTGACATGGTGGGCGTTAATATAATCCCAATCTACTTCTACACCGAGTCCCGGTCCCTGAGGCACCGACACATGCCCATTGGCGTCGATGTTCTCTAGTTCATCGGTAAATTCGGGGGGATGAATAGGCGGTTTTGTGTGCTTGATTAGCGGATTCAGCAGCCCAAGTTCGTAGTAATTGGTGTTGCGGATAGCAGCGATGCAGTGGCGGTGAGGTATACTTCCACCGTGGAACTCTACATCCAATCCAAACCCTTCAGCAGCGCGTGCCACCTTCATCGCACCGGTGATACCACCATCTTCGTAAGTGCCAGTTCGCACAAAATCTGTGCCGCCATTGACGATAAAGTCGACATGCTGCTCCAACCCAAAGATATGTTCCGTCTGTAACAGCGGTGTCTTAATCAACTCTCGCAGTTTCTTGTGACCGAAGACCGAAACACCGCCATCTTTGTACGCATCTTCCAGCCAGAAGAAATTTTCCTCGTCACACGCTCTACCCAACTTGAGTGCGTCTGCCCAAGTCTCTAACTCACAGGCAGGATCGACCATCAGGTCCATCCGATCTCCCACACGCTGTCCGACGGCGTGGATATTTGCCACTTCCCGCTCAATAGGCGCATTACCCCAACCGTGAATCTTAAACCCCGGGTACCCCAACTCAGCGCACTGCTCAGCAAAATCAGCAAATGCCTCTGGGGTACTCAATCCACCGTTCTCATCGCCATGGTAGGTACTGGCATAAGCGGGGATAGTTTCTCGCCAGCCACCGAGTAGTTGGTAAATTGGAGCATTGTATACTTTACCTGCGAAATCCCACAACGCAACATCAAGCCCACTGAGGGCGGTGGTGCCGGTATGGCGTAAACCCCGTTTGACGTCGTTGTATATCTTTTCACGTTCAAACGGATTCTTCCCCAGCACGTAGTTGGCGACATTTGGGAGTATATTCCTGCCCGTGGATTCACCGATAACCCCGATACTGGTATGAATCCGCAGAATTGATGACTGCATCTTGTGGACATTGCCCTTCTCGTAAACAAGGTTGAAGCCGTTGTAATCGGTGCCCATGTTCTGAATATCGTATTCAAAAATCACTGTTTCGATTTTGGTAATCTTCGGATTTGCCATTGGTTTTCTCCTTATTTGGCCCCAATGGGGCGGTAAATGTATCTTAANNNNNNNNAGGGGTGGATTTTTGATTTTAACCCCCTAAATCCCCCTTATCAGGGGGACTTATGAACGCGCCGCGTAAAGTGTTAA comes from Candidatus Poribacteria bacterium and encodes:
- a CDS encoding mandelate racemase encodes the protein MANPKITKIETVIFEYDIQNMGTDYNGFNLVYEKGNVHKMQSSILRIHTSIGVIGESTGRNILPNVANYVLGKNPFEREKIYNDVKRGLRHTGTTALSGLDVALWDFAGKVYNAPIYQLLGGWRETIPAYASTYHGDENGGLSTPEAFADFAEQCAELGYPGFKIHGWGNAPIEREVANIHAVGQRVGDRMDLMVDPACELETWADALKLGRACDEENFFWLEDAYKDGGVSVFGHKKLRELIKTPLLQTEHIFGLEQHVDFIVNGGTDFVRTGTYEDGGITGAMKVARAAEGFGLDVEFHGGSIPHRHCIAAIRNTNYYELGLLNPLIKHTKPPIHPPEFTDELENIDANGHVSVPQGPGLGVEVDWDYINAHHVNTIVYE
- a CDS encoding nucleotidyltransferase domain-containing protein, translated to MQSESEAIELLVRRIIELVQPLRIILFGSAARGEMGPNSDIDVLVIMPDGVHRRRTAQLLYRQIRGLRVPFDILVATPNDLEMHKDNIGLIYRSILREGREVYAT